A window from Motilibacter aurantiacus encodes these proteins:
- a CDS encoding SRPBCC family protein, with the protein MSTTTFETRIEVDEKVPAVHITREFNAPAATVFQAHVDPGLLVRWLGPRSCEMRIGHYDARTGGSYRYTHIDADGEYGFWGSFHEIRPGELIVQTFGFDGAPDGVALERIVFTDLGDGRSRLVSTSLAESFETRDEFVASGMEYGVREGYEKLDEVLAG; encoded by the coding sequence AGGTCCCCGCCGTCCACATCACGCGCGAGTTCAACGCGCCGGCGGCCACGGTGTTCCAGGCCCACGTCGACCCGGGCCTGCTCGTCCGCTGGCTCGGGCCGCGCAGCTGCGAGATGCGCATCGGGCACTACGACGCCCGGACCGGCGGCTCCTACCGCTACACGCACATCGACGCCGACGGCGAGTACGGCTTCTGGGGCAGCTTCCACGAGATCCGCCCCGGGGAGCTGATCGTGCAGACGTTCGGCTTCGACGGCGCCCCGGACGGGGTCGCCCTCGAGCGGATCGTCTTCACCGACCTCGGCGACGGGCGCAGCCGGCTGGTCTCGACCTCCCTCGCGGAGTCCTTCGAGACCCGGGACGAGTTCGTCGCCAGTGGCATGGAGTACGGGGTGCGCGAGGGCTACGAGAAGCTCGACGAGGTGCTCGCCGGGTAG
- the mshC gene encoding cysteine--1-D-myo-inosityl 2-amino-2-deoxy-alpha-D-glucopyranoside ligase, whose amino-acid sequence MHAWPAPSVPTLPGAGSELLLHDTATGSLQPVGGPEQGRIYVCGITPYDATHLGHAATYVAFDLVLRAWRDAGLRTTYVQNVTDVDDPLLERAAATGVDWRDLAQRETALFREDMAALGVIPPDAYVGVTEAVSAIGDAVGRMLGEGSAYRVEQDVYFDVTADSAYGRVSGLADDVQRKLSAERGGDPERPGKRNGVDPLLWRGERPGEPSWPSAVGPGRPGWHIECTVIALDHLGGGFDVQGGGSDLVFPHHEMSASHAHALGSEFARVYAHVGMVGYEGEKMSKSRGNLVLVSRLRAAGVDPAAVRLVLLAHHYRSDWEYTDADLAGAQARLDAWRGALARNEGPDPEPVLSGVRRALAADLDAPSALRVVDEWAAAAGRGEGDVPGAAGLVARAVDALLGVRL is encoded by the coding sequence GTGCATGCCTGGCCCGCTCCCTCCGTTCCGACTCTTCCGGGAGCAGGCTCCGAGCTCCTCCTGCACGACACTGCGACCGGCTCGCTGCAGCCGGTCGGGGGCCCCGAGCAGGGGAGGATCTACGTCTGCGGCATCACCCCGTACGACGCCACGCACCTGGGGCACGCGGCCACCTACGTCGCGTTCGACCTCGTGCTGCGCGCCTGGCGGGACGCGGGGCTGCGTACGACGTACGTCCAGAACGTCACCGATGTCGACGACCCGCTGCTCGAGCGCGCCGCCGCCACCGGGGTCGACTGGCGCGACCTGGCCCAGCGCGAGACCGCGCTCTTCCGGGAGGACATGGCGGCGCTCGGGGTGATCCCGCCCGACGCGTACGTCGGCGTGACCGAGGCGGTCTCGGCGATCGGCGACGCTGTGGGCCGCATGCTCGGCGAGGGCAGCGCGTACCGCGTCGAGCAGGACGTGTACTTCGACGTCACCGCCGACAGCGCGTACGGGCGGGTGTCCGGGCTGGCCGACGACGTGCAGCGCAAGCTGTCGGCCGAGCGCGGCGGCGACCCCGAGCGGCCCGGCAAGCGGAACGGCGTCGACCCGCTGCTGTGGCGCGGCGAGCGGCCCGGCGAGCCGTCGTGGCCCTCGGCGGTCGGGCCGGGGCGCCCCGGGTGGCACATCGAGTGCACCGTCATCGCGCTGGACCACCTCGGCGGCGGCTTCGACGTCCAGGGCGGCGGCAGCGACCTCGTCTTCCCGCACCACGAGATGAGCGCCTCGCACGCGCACGCCCTCGGCTCGGAGTTCGCCCGGGTCTACGCCCACGTGGGGATGGTGGGCTACGAGGGCGAGAAGATGTCCAAGTCCCGGGGCAACCTCGTCCTGGTCTCCAGGCTGCGCGCCGCCGGCGTGGACCCCGCTGCCGTCCGGCTGGTGCTGCTGGCGCACCACTACCGGTCCGACTGGGAGTACACCGACGCCGACCTCGCCGGTGCGCAGGCGCGGCTGGACGCCTGGCGGGGCGCGCTCGCCCGCAACGAGGGGCCGGACCCCGAGCCGGTGCTGTCCGGCGTACGCAGGGCGCTGGCCGCCGACCTCGACGCCCCGTCCGCGCTGCGCGTCGTGGACGAGTGGGCGGCGGCTGCGGGCCGCGGCGAGGGTGACGTCCCCGGGGCGGCCGGGCTGGTCGCGCGGGCCGTGGACGCGCTGCTGGGCGTGCGGCTGTAG
- a CDS encoding SCO1664 family protein — translation MTTSAVADALHLLREGSIEVEGRLVDASNATLYARISLDGVESACVYKPVAGERPLWDFPDGTLAGREVSAYLVSAYAGWDVVPPTVLRDGPFGPGMVQLWVDADDTVELVDIVTRPALPPGWLAVLDARGEGGEAVVLAHAADPRLRRMAVFDAVVNNADRKGGHILPLGPAADAPVHGVDHGVSFNVEEKLRTVLWGWAGRRIDAEDLDTLARVRDGLEGELGSQLAEHLTAAEVTATERRVRRLLREARMPRPVPGWPAIPWPAF, via the coding sequence ATGACGACGTCCGCGGTCGCCGACGCGCTGCACCTGCTTCGCGAGGGCAGCATCGAGGTCGAGGGCCGGTTGGTCGACGCCTCGAACGCCACGCTCTACGCCCGCATCAGCCTCGACGGGGTCGAGTCCGCCTGCGTCTACAAGCCGGTCGCCGGGGAGCGGCCGCTGTGGGACTTCCCGGACGGGACGCTCGCCGGGCGGGAGGTGTCGGCGTACCTCGTCTCGGCGTACGCCGGATGGGACGTCGTGCCCCCGACGGTGCTGCGCGACGGCCCCTTCGGCCCCGGCATGGTGCAGCTGTGGGTGGACGCCGACGACACCGTCGAGCTGGTGGACATCGTCACCCGTCCTGCGCTGCCGCCGGGCTGGCTCGCCGTCCTGGACGCCCGCGGCGAGGGGGGCGAGGCGGTCGTGCTGGCCCACGCCGCCGACCCGCGGCTGCGCCGGATGGCGGTCTTCGACGCGGTGGTCAACAACGCGGACCGCAAGGGCGGCCACATCCTGCCCCTCGGGCCTGCAGCCGACGCGCCCGTGCACGGCGTCGACCACGGGGTCTCGTTCAACGTCGAGGAGAAGCTGCGGACCGTCCTCTGGGGCTGGGCCGGGCGGCGGATCGACGCCGAGGACCTCGACACCCTCGCCCGGGTGCGGGACGGGCTGGAAGGGGAGCTGGGCTCCCAGCTGGCCGAGCACCTGACCGCCGCGGAGGTCACGGCCACCGAGCGGCGCGTACGCCGGCTGCTGCGCGAGGCGCGCATGCCGCGCCCGGTCCCGGGCTGGCCCGCGATCCCGTGGCCGGCGTTCTGA
- a CDS encoding DUF3090 domain-containing protein, giving the protein MPRQLFEYNPPDRFVAGTIGVPGSRAFYLQARAGDRTTTVALEKQQVAALAERVEELLDEVVRRTGGATAVPAVAPAELDDNGPLDLPVVEEFRVGTMALKWDADAEELVVEAQEATGDDTDVEDLADDDEGPDLLRVHLSGAAGRAFAKRALALVSAGRPPCPFCGLPLDPEGHVCPRANGYRR; this is encoded by the coding sequence GTGCCCCGACAGCTCTTCGAGTACAACCCGCCCGACCGGTTCGTCGCCGGCACCATCGGCGTCCCGGGCTCCCGGGCGTTCTACCTGCAGGCCCGCGCGGGTGACCGGACCACCACCGTCGCCCTCGAGAAGCAGCAGGTCGCCGCGCTCGCCGAGCGGGTCGAGGAGCTCCTGGACGAGGTCGTACGCCGCACCGGAGGCGCCACGGCCGTGCCGGCGGTCGCGCCGGCCGAGCTCGACGACAACGGCCCGCTCGACCTGCCGGTCGTCGAGGAGTTCCGCGTCGGGACCATGGCCCTCAAGTGGGACGCGGACGCCGAGGAGCTCGTCGTCGAGGCCCAGGAGGCGACCGGCGACGACACCGACGTCGAGGACCTGGCCGACGACGACGAGGGCCCGGACCTGCTCCGGGTGCACCTGTCCGGCGCCGCCGGCCGCGCCTTCGCCAAGCGGGCGCTCGCGCTCGTGTCGGCCGGCCGCCCGCCGTGCCCGTTCTGCGGCCTGCCGCTCGACCCCGAGGGCCACGTCTGCCCGCGGGCCAACGGCTACCGGCGCTGA
- a CDS encoding histidine phosphatase family protein, whose amino-acid sequence MTTVLLVRHGRTTANTSGVLAGWSEGVALDDTGRAQAAALHDRLAGVPLTAAVTSPLQRCLETASAVLAGRGLQPSVDDRLGECRYGEWTGKELKALAKDPLWKVVQTHPSAVTFPGGESLREVQTRAVDTVRDVNARLGPDAVWAAFSHGDVIKAVLADALGMHLDAFQRIVADPCSVSVVRYTDQRPYVLRMNDTGGDLSWLAPPAKKRGRRRTQATDAVVGGGAGLTGSATAATDATDAAGAAEDRGAARPPAASA is encoded by the coding sequence GTGACCACAGTCCTGCTGGTACGCCACGGCCGCACGACGGCGAACACCAGCGGCGTCCTCGCGGGCTGGTCCGAAGGGGTCGCTCTCGACGACACCGGCCGGGCGCAGGCGGCGGCCCTGCACGACCGGCTGGCGGGCGTGCCCCTCACCGCCGCGGTGACGAGCCCCCTGCAGCGCTGCCTGGAAACGGCGTCCGCCGTGCTCGCCGGGCGCGGCCTCCAGCCGTCCGTCGACGACCGGCTGGGCGAGTGCCGCTACGGCGAGTGGACCGGCAAGGAGCTCAAGGCGCTGGCGAAGGACCCGCTGTGGAAGGTCGTGCAGACCCATCCCAGCGCGGTGACCTTCCCCGGCGGGGAGTCGCTGCGGGAGGTGCAGACCCGTGCCGTCGACACGGTGCGCGACGTCAACGCCCGGCTCGGCCCGGACGCGGTGTGGGCCGCGTTCTCGCACGGGGACGTCATCAAGGCGGTGCTCGCCGACGCGCTCGGGATGCACCTCGACGCCTTCCAGCGGATCGTCGCCGACCCCTGCTCGGTCTCCGTCGTCCGCTACACCGACCAGCGCCCCTACGTGCTGCGGATGAACGACACCGGCGGTGACCTGTCCTGGCTCGCACCGCCGGCGAAGAAGCGCGGCCGCCGGCGCACGCAGGCCACGGACGCCGTCGTCGGCGGCGGCGCCGGGCTCACCGGGTCAGCCACCGCCGCCACCGATGCCACCGATGCCGCCGGAGCCGCCGAGGACCGCGGCGCGGCCCGGCCACCCGCAGCCAGCGCATAG
- a CDS encoding undecaprenyl-diphosphate phosphatase, with amino-acid sequence MGWGEAAVLGVVQGLTEFLPISSSAHLRISAELFGWEDPGAAFTAVTQLGTETAVLVYFARDIIRILKAWFRSLTDKEMRSDPDARLGWLVLVGTLPIGVLGLLLQHPIESAFRSLWVIGATLVGFALVLGYADRVARNAKPLEKLTLRDGIICGFAQALALVPGVSRSGGTISAALLLGYRREAAARFSFLLAIPAVLASGLFELKDIASGEAPVEWGPTILATVIAGVVGFAVIAWFLRYISKGSFRPFVVYRILLGLGVFALLGAGVISAQP; translated from the coding sequence ATCGGGTGGGGCGAGGCGGCAGTCCTCGGCGTCGTGCAGGGTCTGACCGAGTTCCTCCCGATCTCGAGCAGCGCGCACCTGCGGATATCGGCCGAGCTGTTCGGCTGGGAGGACCCCGGTGCGGCCTTCACCGCCGTGACGCAGCTCGGCACCGAGACCGCCGTGCTCGTCTACTTCGCCCGCGACATCATCCGCATCCTCAAGGCGTGGTTCCGCTCGCTCACGGACAAGGAGATGCGCTCGGACCCGGATGCCCGGCTCGGCTGGCTCGTCCTGGTCGGCACCCTGCCGATCGGGGTGCTCGGCCTGCTGCTGCAGCACCCGATCGAGTCGGCGTTCCGCTCGCTCTGGGTCATCGGGGCGACGCTGGTCGGCTTCGCGCTCGTCCTCGGCTACGCGGACCGGGTCGCGCGCAACGCCAAGCCGTTGGAGAAGCTGACCCTCCGGGACGGCATCATCTGCGGCTTCGCGCAGGCGCTGGCGCTCGTGCCGGGCGTCTCGCGGTCCGGCGGCACGATCAGCGCGGCGCTGCTGCTGGGCTACAGGCGGGAGGCGGCGGCGCGCTTCTCCTTCCTCCTGGCCATCCCGGCCGTGCTCGCCTCCGGGCTCTTCGAGCTCAAGGACATCGCCTCCGGGGAGGCGCCGGTCGAGTGGGGCCCGACCATCCTCGCCACGGTGATCGCCGGCGTCGTCGGGTTCGCGGTCATCGCGTGGTTCCTGCGCTACATCTCGAAGGGCTCGTTCCGCCCGTTCGTGGTCTACCGGATCCTGCTCGGGCTCGGAGTCTTCGCGCTGCTCGGGGCCGGGGTCATCTCGGCCCAGCCCTGA